A single window of Sander lucioperca isolate FBNREF2018 chromosome 22, SLUC_FBN_1.2, whole genome shotgun sequence DNA harbors:
- the LOC116063134 gene encoding microfibril-associated glycoprotein 4-like isoform X1 — protein sequence MTSLLFQLVSVFLLLLAPLLTSCWQLLGPVDCSAIYQQDKSKPSGVYTIYPTRDWFPIEVYCDMTSEGGRWTVIQRRMDGTVNFYRGWDQYKAGFGNPAGEYWLGLNNIYYLTEKRKTELLVDMEDFDGKKVFARYSSFSVGAEHGGFVLSVSGFINGGAGDSLSYHNGMKFTTFDKDQDNWSGNCAKLNLGAFWFNGCHYANPNGVYRWGYDKTINYVGVDWYYWKGYNYSLKSISMKIRPVL from the exons ATGACAtctcttctgttccagctggtttcagtcttcctcctcctgctggcTCCACTGTTGACCAGCTGCTGGCAGCTCCTCGGACCGGTGGACTGCAGTGCCATCTATCAGCAAGACAAAAGCAAACCCAGTGGAGTGTACACCATCTATCCCACTCGAGATTGGTTTCCTATCGAG gtgtacTGTGACATGACTTCAGAAGGAGGACGGTGGACG GTGATCCAGAGGAGGATGGACGGCACGGTGAACTTCTACAGGGGCTGGGATCAATACAAGGCCGGCTTTGGTAACCCTGCTGGAGAGTACTGGCTCG gtctcaACAACATCTACTACCtgacagaaaaaagaaagactgAGCTGCTGGTCGACATGGAGGACTTTGATGGAAAAAAAGTGTTCGCTCGGTACTCTTCGTTCTCCGTCGGTGCAGAACATGGGGGATTTGTGCTGAGTGTGTCTGGATTCATTAACGGAGGGGCAG GAGACTCCCTGAGTTATCACAACGGAATGAAGTTCACCACCTTTGACAAAGACCAGGACAACTGGTCTGGGAACTGTGCCAAATTAAACCTGGGGGCGTTCTGGTTCAACGGCTGTCACTATGCAAACCCGAACGGCGTTTATCGTTGGGGGTATGACAAGACTATCAATTACGTTGGAGTGGATTGGTACTATTGGAAAGGTTATAACTACTCCCTGAAGAGCATCAGCATGAAGATCCGTCCTGTGCTGTAG
- the LOC116063134 gene encoding microfibril-associated glycoprotein 4-like isoform X2 produces the protein MKLVSVFLLLLAPLLTSCWQLLGPVDCSAIYQQDKSKPSGVYTIYPTRDWFPIEVYCDMTSEGGRWTVIQRRMDGTVNFYRGWDQYKAGFGNPAGEYWLGLNNIYYLTEKRKTELLVDMEDFDGKKVFARYSSFSVGAEHGGFVLSVSGFINGGAGDSLSYHNGMKFTTFDKDQDNWSGNCAKLNLGAFWFNGCHYANPNGVYRWGYDKTINYVGVDWYYWKGYNYSLKSISMKIRPVL, from the exons ATGAAG ctggtttcagtcttcctcctcctgctggcTCCACTGTTGACCAGCTGCTGGCAGCTCCTCGGACCGGTGGACTGCAGTGCCATCTATCAGCAAGACAAAAGCAAACCCAGTGGAGTGTACACCATCTATCCCACTCGAGATTGGTTTCCTATCGAG gtgtacTGTGACATGACTTCAGAAGGAGGACGGTGGACG GTGATCCAGAGGAGGATGGACGGCACGGTGAACTTCTACAGGGGCTGGGATCAATACAAGGCCGGCTTTGGTAACCCTGCTGGAGAGTACTGGCTCG gtctcaACAACATCTACTACCtgacagaaaaaagaaagactgAGCTGCTGGTCGACATGGAGGACTTTGATGGAAAAAAAGTGTTCGCTCGGTACTCTTCGTTCTCCGTCGGTGCAGAACATGGGGGATTTGTGCTGAGTGTGTCTGGATTCATTAACGGAGGGGCAG GAGACTCCCTGAGTTATCACAACGGAATGAAGTTCACCACCTTTGACAAAGACCAGGACAACTGGTCTGGGAACTGTGCCAAATTAAACCTGGGGGCGTTCTGGTTCAACGGCTGTCACTATGCAAACCCGAACGGCGTTTATCGTTGGGGGTATGACAAGACTATCAATTACGTTGGAGTGGATTGGTACTATTGGAAAGGTTATAACTACTCCCTGAAGAGCATCAGCATGAAGATCCGTCCTGTGCTGTAG